The following proteins come from a genomic window of Nicotiana tomentosiformis chromosome 12, ASM39032v3, whole genome shotgun sequence:
- the LOC138902207 gene encoding uncharacterized protein → MKFEWNHQEVIIHGDGSNPIYTNQTIPFVKNRRKLGGETFHRIEHVNAIEKYKWRSSKIESILAWAGYEPDRGLGKNLQGITKPIQLKCHDTTFGLGYQYTWQEYNDWSPPWRGSYYPLEQPVPHLSQSFHQTDMMWGSEEDEVLAGLRNLFLEDEDMDCSAIVEVEEEEEEEEGLVIQTVEKGVVLRNWTATPSQDNDSEDLEEDIILEEIIREVKNFENKPNSNLDETQTVNLGDSETVKETHVSIPLSPSDKEDYVRFLKEYEDIFSWFYDDMTGLSTSIMTHKLPTNPMCLLVKQKLRKFKSDMSLKIKEEVTKQIKAMVLRVVEYPTWLANIVLVPKKNGKVRIWMNEEVAKKTAFITPWGVYCYKMMSFGLNNAAATYMRAMTTVFHDMIHNEIEVYVDDVIIKSKRTTNHIADLRKFFDRLRRHNLKLNPAKCAFEVLAGKLLGFIVSRGGIELDPSKVKAIQDFPPPKNKKDVMSFLGRLNYISRFIAQLTMISEPIFKILKKDAATSWTEECQKAFDKIKEYLSKPPVLVPPEPGRPLLLY, encoded by the exons AtgaagttcgaatggaatcatcaggaagTAATCATCCACGGGGACGGGAGTAACCCCATTTACACTAATCAGACTATTCCGTTTGTtaagaatagaaggaagttgggtggagagaCATTCCATCGCATTGAGCATGTCAACGCGATTGAGAAATATAAATGGCGCAGTAGCAAAATAGAGAGCATATTGGCATGGGCAGGGTATGAACCTGATAggggtctcggtaagaatcttCAGGGTATCACTAAACCAATACAGCTAAAGTGTCACGACACAACCTTTGGACTTGGATATCAGTACACATGGCAGGAGTATAACGATTGGTCACCGCCATGGCGTGGTTCTTATTACCCTCTTGAGCAGCcggtaccacatttgagccagtccTTTCATCAAACcgacatgatgtggggatctgaagaagatgaagttctagctggcTTAAGGAATCTATTCTTGGAAGATGAAgatatggactgcagtgcaatagtcgaggtggaggaggaggaagaggaggaggaaggcctcgtCATTCAGACAgtggagaagggagttgttcttAGAAACTGGACTGCTACACCATCACAG gataatgattcagaggatctggaagaggatataatacttGAGGAAATtatcagagaagtgaaaaactttgaaaacaagcctaactccaatttggatgagacccaaacagttaatttgggagattccgaaacagtcaaggagACACATGTAAGCATTCCCCTATCACCGTCAGATAAGGAAGATTACGTCcggttcttgaaggagtatgaggatattttttCATGGttctatgatgatatgaccggtttgagcacgtccataatGACTCATaagctacctaccaaccctatgtgtctACTTGTAAAGCAGAAGCTTAGGAAGTTCAAATcagatatgagtctgaaaataaaggaggaagtcaccaagcagatcaaagccatggttctcagagtggttgaatatccgacatggttggctaacattgtgctAGTTCCGAAGAAAaatgggaaagtcaga atctggatgaaTGAAGAGGTTGCCaaaaagacagcctttattacaccatggggagtatattgttacaaaatgatgtcgtttggcctaAATAATGCTgcagccacttatatgagggctaTGACAACcgttttccacgacatgatacacaatgagatagaggtgtacgtggatgacgtcatcattaAGTCTAAGAGAACCACAAATCATAtagcagatttgaggaaattctttgatagACTTCGAAGGCACAACCTGAaactgaatcccgcaaaatgtgcctttgaAGTCCTTGCTGGAAAGTTGTTAGGGTTCATCGTTAGCCGtggaggaattgagctagacccgtcaaaggtcaaggctatccaagattttccacctccgaagaacaagaaggatgtgatgagtttcttagggcgtctcaattacatcagccgtttcatagcacaattAACTATGATCagtgaaccgattttcaaaatattaaagaaagacgctgcaacaagttggaccgaagaatgccagaaagcctttgacaagatcaaggaatatttatccaaaccacctgttctggtcccaccagaacctgggagacctctgctactctattaA
- the LOC138902206 gene encoding uncharacterized protein, translated as MVIENHKFSDIIKLGERIEEGIKSGMVTKFEALQDTKKALQSGGISKSKEVGAVMVAQGPKSPVTYQTPPPTYQPSPPRYQQLAATYHTYNTQPIYYHSPPTRQNYQIPRPNFDRRPPRKYTPIAKPIDQLYERLKAAGYVTPIPAVAMENSSQWINPNKTCAYHSGMKGHTIDECSTLKDKIQTLIDTKVIQAKEVAPNVHNNPLLDHRGEVVNVIETDEEWDPEGSIGLIREGDSPKIPQVTLTPIVVQIQSPIEVEVATPTPLEVEVTTPSAAPTPFEVEVTTPFTVTITPTPSFKSNAIPWDYAAEARRKGKAKMEETGAAKGMIRTGRVYTPEHLGGTSKEAASKPPIIETGPDDLWRKVQAREYYVVDHLNKIPAQISILSLLQNSEEHRNALMKLLNEAYVPNNITSGEMANMVEQILESHKITFHEDELPPEGLSHNKVLHITMQCEDKFIARVLIDRGSSLNICPLTTLKRLGKGLHEIQARSMNVKVFDGSQRATIGETNLCLQMGPTWFDVEFQVLDISATYNLLLGRPWIHAAGAVASTLH; from the coding sequence atggttattgaaaaccataaattttctgacatcatcaaattgggagaaagaatagaagagggGATTAAGAGTGGAATGGTGACAAAGTTTGAAGCGCTCCAGGATACAAAAAAAGCCTTGCAGTCAGGCGGTATTTCTAAAAGTAAGGAAGTAGGGGCAGTGATGGTGGCCCAAGGGCCAAAGTCTCCTgtcacataccaaacacccccacccacatatcagccttcacctcctagATACCAACAACTTGCCGCCACttaccatacttataacacccaaccaatatactaccactcaccaccaacccgccaaaactaccaaatacctagaccaaatttcgaccgtaGACCGCCCAGaaaatacaccccaattgctaaaCCCATCGACCAattgtacgagagactgaaggctgccggttatgtcactcccattcccgcaGTTGCTATGGAAAATTCCTCCCAATGGATTAACCCaaacaagacatgtgcctatcactcaggcatgaaaggtcatactattgatgaatgtagcactttgaaggataagatccaGACATTGATTGACAccaaggttatacaagcaaaagAGGTTGCACCTAATGTCCATAACAATCCTCTCCTGGATCACAGGGGCGAGGTGgtaaatgtgatagaaactgatgaagaatgggatccagaagggtcaattggactcattcgtgAAGGGGATAGTCCTAAAATACCTCAAGTCACTCTCACACCCATCGTGGTACAGATTCAGTCACCTATTGAGGTTGAAGTAGCCACACCAACTCCgcttgaggttgaagtaacaacgcccTCAGCCGCGCCAACTCCGTTTGAAGTGGAAGTGACCACACCCTTCACCGTGACGATAACACCCACACCGTCCTTTAAGTCCAATGCTATACCTTGGGACTATGCTGCAGAagcgagaaggaaaggaaaggcaaaaatggaggaaacagGTGCAGCAAAAGGCATGAttagaactggtagggtttatacGCCCGAACATTTGGgaggaacaagtaaagaagccgcttcTAAGCCTCCTATCATTGAAACTggcccggatgatctttggagaaaggtgcaagcaagagaGTATTatgtggttgatcatctgaacaaaatccctgctcagatatccattctatcactactgcagaaCTCCGAGGAGCATAGGAATGCGTTGATGAAATTGTTGAAcgaagcctatgtacccaataACATTACTAGTGGGGAGATGGCCAATATGGTAGAACAGATATTGGAAAGCCATAAGATCACTTTTCACGAAGACGAACTACCACCGGAAGGATTGAGTCACAACAAGGTACTGCATATCACAATGCAGTGTGAggacaaattcattgccagggttttgatagataggggttcaagtctcaacatctGTCCATTAACCACTTTGAAGAGGTTGGGTAAAGGTTTGCATGAGATACAAGCAAGGAGTATGAACGTGAAAGTATTCGATGGGTcccaaagggccacaattggggagaccaacctcTGTCTACAGATGGGCccgacctggtttgatgttgagtttcaagtattAGACATATCCGCCACATACAATTtgttgttgggacgaccttggatacatgctgCTGGGGCTGTGGCCTCTACTCTACACTAG
- the LOC138902205 gene encoding uncharacterized protein — protein sequence MAEELKKLTGRVQSVEGGKGVEGLNYEDLCIQPNVELPEGYKLPKFEMFDGTGDLKVHLRTYCDKLVGVGKDEKINMKLFMRSLTRDSLSWYIGQNPKKWVNWVSMTSDFMDRFRFNIENTPNVFYIQNLKKKLRETLREYATW from the coding sequence atggcggaggagctcaagaaacttactggcCGAGTCCAAAGTGTCGAAGGGGGTAAAGGTGtcgagggtttgaattatgaagatttatgTATTCAGCCGAACGTAGAattgccagagggttacaaacttcctaagttcgaaatgttcgacgggACAGGTGATCTGAAGGTACatttgagaacatattgtgacaagctcGTAGGGGTTGGCAAAGATGAAAAAATCAACATGAAGTtattcatgaggagcctcactaGAGACTCCCTATCTTGGTACATCGGtcaaaacccaaagaaatgggttaattgggtgagcatgacgtcagattttatggatcggttcaggttcaACATAGAAAATACGCCAAACGTCTTCTACATTCAGAATCTTAAAAAGAAGCTGAGGGAAACTTTACGCGAGTATGCTACTTGGTGA